The genome window CAAGTAATCTTCAGTGGTAGCGTCATAAACGAGTCCAGGGTCCATTGCACTGTTTGGGTTCACATGTCCTGAACCATAGGCAAATGGTGTCGCTTCAACAGTGGATGAGTCCAGAATTGACTTCCTGGTGTTATCTCGGGTTTTTGCTGGAATTGAAAATGGAAATGGAAAGATTAGAGGAGGTGAACAAGAATGTGCGACACTTCTCTGACTTCACAGCATGAAGGATTTGCAATATGAACTTAAAGAGAACGTTTACCTGTAGTCATGATTGCAGATTTGATAGCTGACGGACTCCAGAGAGGGTACCGTGTCTTGAGAAGGCCAACAATGCCAGCAACATGAGGACATGACATGGAAGTTCCAGAGAGTATAGAGTATGGAAACCGGCGTTTGTCATCATCTAATCCAGTGGGACTTACTGCTTCGGTGAAAGCAGCAAGTATGCTCACTCCTGGTCCAGTGATATCAGGCTGCAATTAACAcaaaatgttaagcacataaGAGAATCTGCACATGATGTATACTTGAAaataatacccaaaaaaaaaaaaaaatgttgaagatTGAATTGCTTTGCAGACCTTGAGAATTGTTGGCTCAATGTTACTGGGTCCCCTAGATGAGAATGCAGCCATAAATGGTGCTGGCTTTACTCCTAATAGTGTCTTTACATCAGTAACGGAAGCAGTGGGGTTCCTATTACAAAGAAATATCCATTCATATAACAATCATAacttgttagaaaataatcttGGGTCTAACTAGTTCAAAAATGACTGTAAGAAGTGAAAAAGATAGGTACTTGGTTCTGTTAAGGTAAGCAaatatgatttggccatcaGTATAGTTTATATGTGAAGCAGGTAGCACATGAGGATCAGCTGAAAGATCATTCCCATCAGTCAGATTATTAGCCAATATCATACCTACAGCACCTGCCCTAAGACACTCACTGCCCTTATCAACTCTTGCAATCTCCCCTCGTAGACACAACACAATCTTGCCTTTCACCTTTTTGGGATCAAGACTTCCAGCATAACAAAGCAGACTACCAGGAAggattggaaaaaaaaactcagttttATATGGTAGAGAATTGAAGAAAGGTAATCATACAATTTgatattacaaaattatatgGAGTGGTTGTGCTTACGCGGATGTGGTGGATACGTTTGCAATATTGGCATTTGCAGCACTGATCAATGGATAGAACTTTCCACCTGGCACGCCTGAAGCTGAAAGACTTACTCCCTAACAATGAAAATTAGGAATGTCACTACAACTGTTTTCATGTAATGAATAAGGATAACTTACATATTTCTTGTCAAAAGTTGCATTTGgaggaaatttttaaaaattcctGGTCTTTTCCAGAACTAGTTTATCAATAATGCTCTCTTGAATATGCattatatggaaaaaaaaaatggtaggatTGAACTCCCACCTTATCACCTTATCCAACTGCAACGCCAAAGGCAAAGCACCTAGTATTAAGAATCAAATAATTGTTGCAGAATCAATGTTAGGGCATAGCTGAATAAGCAAACAGCTCAGAACTTGTCTAGCTACAACTCACTTTCGTGTTATATGCATACTAAAATTAATCCctagaatatttttttacatgGACTGAAAAATAAGATACACAATACCTCGATTTGCTTCTTGTTGCCAAGAGAAGCATAGTTAGCAAGATTCCTGTCTGTTGTACTAGCCCCAACTGTGAAAATCCATGGAGCCACATTTGTTACAGTCTCCAGAATTGGTCCAGAATTGCCAGCTGAGCAAACCACAGCAATATTATTCTTCACAGCATGGAAGGAACTTATTGATATCCCATCCTTGAAAAATTCAGTGCCGCCAGTGGCACCAAGAGAAATTGAGAGCACATCAACACCATCACTTATTGCAGCATCAACGGCAGCGATGATATCTGCATCATAGCACCCGCCAACAAACTCAGTTTTTGGCCAGCAGACCTTGTAGGCAGCCACGCGGGCTCTTGGTGATCCACCTGAAGCGGTGCCATTGGCAATGTTAAGAACACTAGTGTAGGGTACAAAGTTACCACCAGCAGTAGATAAGGTATGGGTGCCATGGCCCTCCAGATCACGAGCAGAGTTAAGGGATTTGTTAAGAGGAGCTCTGAATGCTGCAGCATAACCTTTGTTGAAGTACCGAACTCCAATCAACTTCCTGCATACATAACAATTAAAAACGGCGAAGCCGTGCCATATTCAAATGTTAACATATGAGAATAGAGAGCAAATACCAGATTGACTTAACAAGAATGACTAGAGGGTGATTTCTATCAAATCATATTACATTAGAAGCCATTCCACGTGGTTCTTTGCTTTGAAAATTTACTTAAGCATTTAAGACATGATAATTCCCATGAAGCTAAATTAGCACACTTTGTTTTCAAGTGTGACAATGAACCACCTTAGTTCTTTCAATAGCTTTTCAAAATTTATGAACTCAATTTTGTTATCAAAATCGAAACTGTGTCACTTTTTGGTTATCAACATAAACTTCTTGATAGTATTCATAAAATCTTTCAATATGAACTCATTAAGGCAATACACACAATCGGATGAGGTATTTCCTATTCAAAATTTGTTAGAGAAAATTAGCATGAGTGGAGGGGAATAAAAAGACCTGTTGCAACGAACTCCATCTTTATAGCCAGGTTGACAGATGCCACGCCATTTGGCTGGGATGGGACCGTACCCCTTATCTTGGAAGCTCTTTGATTC of Quercus lobata isolate SW786 chromosome 8, ValleyOak3.0 Primary Assembly, whole genome shotgun sequence contains these proteins:
- the LOC115955569 gene encoding subtilisin-like protease SBT5.4 isoform X1, with the protein product MALSFLPSLLLPLVVFFLLHTTTNGAKKSYVVYMGAQSHLFDASLQERDSVTNSHLDMLGSFVGSTVKAKDAIIYSYTRHINGFAAMLDEKEAAEIAKDPKVISVFPNLPRKLHTTRSWEFLGLTKDGQIPDSSAWKAGRYGEDVVIGTLDSGAWPESKSFQDKGYGPIPAKWRGICQPGYKDGVRCNRKLIGVRYFNKGYAAAFRAPLNKSLNSARDLEGHGTHTLSTAGGNFVPYTSVLNIANGTASGGSPRARVAAYKVCWPKTEFVGGCYDADIIAAVDAAISDGVDVLSISLGATGGTEFFKDGISISSFHAVKNNIAVVCSAGNSGPILETVTNVAPWIFTVGASTTDRNLANYASLGNKKQIEGVSLSASGVPGGKFYPLISAANANIANVSTTSALLCYAGSLDPKKVKGKIVLCLRGEIARVDKGSECLRAGAVGMILANNLTDGNDLSADPHVLPASHINYTDGQIIFAYLNRTKNPTASVTDVKTLLGVKPAPFMAAFSSRGPSNIEPTILKPDITGPGVSILAAFTEAVSPTGLDDDKRRFPYSILSGTSMSCPHVAGIVGLLKTRYPLWSPSAIKSAIMTTAKTRDNTRKSILDSSTVEATPFAYGSGHVNPNSAMDPGLVYDATTEDYLNFLCARGYNDTMIRLFSQKPYSCPDTFSLEDFNYPSIAVPNIQARKVTLTRTVTNVGSPGKYKVRVRQPFAVFVTVKPRVLEFKTTGEKKTFQVIIAPNFAKLGTRAGYVFGDMIWSDGKHSVRSPIAVNLAS
- the LOC115955569 gene encoding subtilisin-like protease SBT5.4 isoform X2, with amino-acid sequence MALSFLPSLLLPLVVFFLLHTTTNGAKKSYVVYMGAQSHLFDASLQERDSVTNSHLDMLGSFVGSTVKAKDAIIYSYTRHINGFAAMLDEKEAAEIAKDPKVISVFPNLPRKLHTTRSWEFLGLTKDGQIPDSSAWKAGRYGEDVVIGTLDSGAWPESKSFQDKGYGPIPAKWRGICQPGYKDGVRCNRKLIGVRYFNKGYAAAFRAPLNKSLNSARDLEGHGTHTLSTADIIAAVDAAISDGVDVLSISLGATGGTEFFKDGISISSFHAVKNNIAVVCSAGNSGPILETVTNVAPWIFTVGASTTDRNLANYASLGNKKQIEGVSLSASGVPGGKFYPLISAANANIANVSTTSALLCYAGSLDPKKVKGKIVLCLRGEIARVDKGSECLRAGAVGMILANNLTDGNDLSADPHVLPASHINYTDGQIIFAYLNRTKNPTASVTDVKTLLGVKPAPFMAAFSSRGPSNIEPTILKPDITGPGVSILAAFTEAVSPTGLDDDKRRFPYSILSGTSMSCPHVAGIVGLLKTRYPLWSPSAIKSAIMTTAKTRDNTRKSILDSSTVEATPFAYGSGHVNPNSAMDPGLVYDATTEDYLNFLCARGYNDTMIRLFSQKPYSCPDTFSLEDFNYPSIAVPNIQARKVTLTRTVTNVGSPGKYKVRVRQPFAVFVTVKPRVLEFKTTGEKKTFQVIIAPNFAKLGTRAGYVFGDMIWSDGKHSVRSPIAVNLAS